In one Halosimplex halophilum genomic region, the following are encoded:
- the glyA gene encoding serine hydroxymethyltransferase, with product MNYDTVRSVDPEVADALEAEVERQGDTLAMIASENHVSEAVLEAQSSVLTNKYAEGYPGSRYYGGCEHADTIEQLAIDRAKELWGAEYVNVQPHSGSQANMAVYTAMLEPGDRILSLDLTHGGHLSHGHPKNFAGQVYEVENYEVDEETGRIDFDEVRAHAEAFEPDMIVSGFSAYPREVQWEEFQAIADDVGAYHLADIAHITGLVAAGVHDSPVGVADFVTGSTHKTIRAGRGGIVMADEEYGDAVDSAIIPGTQGGPLMHNIAGKAVGFEEALQPHFEEYAEQTIKNAQALADHLQEHGFSLVSGGTDNHLVLVDLRDSHPDVTGKEAEEALEDVGIVLNANTVPGETRSPFVASGIRAGTPALTTRGFDEEATETVGHCIAEVIDNPDDEDVKAEVAEIVQGLTEEYPLYGDDSEGLVFE from the coding sequence ATGAACTACGACACGGTCCGGTCGGTGGACCCCGAGGTCGCCGACGCGCTCGAGGCGGAGGTCGAGCGCCAGGGCGACACGCTCGCGATGATCGCCAGCGAGAACCACGTCAGCGAGGCCGTCCTCGAGGCACAGAGCTCCGTGCTGACGAACAAGTACGCCGAGGGCTACCCCGGTTCCCGGTACTACGGCGGCTGCGAGCACGCCGACACCATCGAGCAGCTCGCCATCGACCGCGCCAAGGAGCTGTGGGGCGCCGAGTACGTCAACGTCCAGCCCCACTCGGGCTCGCAGGCCAACATGGCCGTCTACACGGCGATGCTCGAACCCGGCGACAGGATCCTCTCGCTTGACCTGACCCACGGCGGCCACCTCTCCCACGGCCACCCGAAGAACTTCGCCGGACAGGTCTACGAGGTCGAGAACTACGAGGTCGACGAGGAGACGGGCCGCATCGACTTCGACGAGGTCCGCGCCCACGCCGAGGCGTTCGAGCCGGACATGATCGTCTCGGGCTTCTCCGCGTACCCCCGCGAGGTCCAGTGGGAGGAGTTCCAGGCCATCGCCGACGACGTGGGCGCCTACCACCTGGCCGACATCGCCCACATCACCGGGCTGGTCGCCGCCGGCGTCCACGACTCGCCGGTCGGCGTCGCCGACTTCGTGACCGGTTCGACGCACAAGACCATCCGCGCCGGCCGCGGCGGCATCGTCATGGCCGACGAGGAGTACGGCGACGCCGTCGACTCGGCGATCATCCCGGGCACGCAGGGCGGCCCGCTGATGCACAACATCGCCGGCAAGGCCGTCGGCTTCGAGGAGGCGCTGCAGCCGCACTTCGAGGAGTACGCCGAGCAGACTATCAAGAACGCACAGGCGCTGGCCGACCACCTGCAGGAGCACGGCTTCTCGCTGGTCTCGGGCGGCACCGACAACCACCTCGTGCTCGTCGACCTCCGCGACTCCCACCCCGACGTGACCGGCAAGGAGGCCGAGGAGGCGCTGGAGGACGTGGGGATCGTCCTCAACGCCAACACCGTCCCCGGCGAGACGCGCTCGCCGTTCGTCGCCTCGGGCATCCGCGCGGGCACGCCGGCACTGACGACCCGCGGCTTCGACGAGGAGGCGACGGAGACCGTCGGTCACTGCATCGCCGAGGTCATCGACAACCCCGACGACGAGGACGTCAAGGCCGAGGTCGCCGAGATCGTGCAGGGGCTCACCGAGGAGTACCCCCTCTACGGCGACGACAGCGAAGGGCTGGTCTTCGAGTAG
- a CDS encoding HalOD1 output domain-containing protein, whose translation MTATDDIALNIVRAIAAVEGVNPHELDYSLHEHVSTDAVRSLAAMDHDDWELTFEVPDHTVTVDGRGAIGVDGELIGRSEAIRSDEPR comes from the coding sequence GTGACTGCGACCGACGACATCGCCCTGAACATCGTCCGGGCGATCGCCGCCGTCGAGGGCGTCAATCCGCACGAACTGGACTACTCGCTGCACGAGCACGTCTCGACCGACGCGGTCCGGTCGCTGGCGGCGATGGACCACGACGACTGGGAACTGACCTTCGAGGTGCCCGACCACACCGTGACCGTCGACGGGCGCGGCGCGATCGGCGTCGACGGCGAACTGATCGGCCGGAGCGAGGCGATCCGCTCCGACGAACCGCGGTAG
- the ahbB gene encoding siroheme decarboxylase subunit beta, which produces MTDLDSVDRAILNAYQGGFPVVADPYEPAAEALRERGVDVSAEELHERLAAMDEEGVLTRFGALINAEAIGGTATLVAMHAPEERFDEVAEQVNAHAEVAHNYEREHPHLNMWFVVSVADEDRVDEVLAEIEAETGQETYNLPKQREFHVGAKFPVEGPLEDLDDGIDRSDLGPEVEPEDRDSLTPRERDLVVEIQGGLPTTRTPYEDVADALGEDVEWVLETIKRFDREGKVRRVGVIPNHYSLGYSENGMTVWDVPDDVVEEVGEAVAAFDFVTHCYRRPRHEGVWPYNFFAMTHGRSEEESEQRVEQVREAMAEHWDVTDEDWDTLFSTGILKKTGIRIEERADANTA; this is translated from the coding sequence ATGACCGACCTCGATTCCGTCGACCGGGCGATCCTCAACGCCTACCAGGGCGGGTTCCCGGTCGTGGCGGACCCCTACGAGCCGGCGGCCGAGGCGCTCCGGGAGCGCGGAGTGGACGTGAGCGCCGAGGAGCTACACGAGCGCCTCGCGGCGATGGACGAGGAGGGGGTCCTCACCCGTTTCGGCGCACTGATCAACGCGGAGGCCATCGGCGGGACGGCGACGCTCGTCGCGATGCACGCTCCCGAGGAGCGCTTCGACGAGGTGGCCGAACAGGTCAACGCCCACGCCGAGGTGGCACACAACTACGAGCGCGAGCACCCCCACCTGAACATGTGGTTCGTCGTCAGCGTCGCCGACGAGGACCGCGTCGACGAGGTGCTCGCGGAGATCGAGGCCGAGACCGGCCAGGAGACCTACAACCTCCCGAAACAGCGGGAGTTCCACGTCGGCGCGAAGTTCCCCGTCGAGGGGCCGCTCGAAGACCTCGACGACGGGATCGACCGCTCCGATCTGGGCCCCGAGGTGGAGCCCGAGGACCGCGACAGCCTGACCCCGCGCGAGCGCGACCTCGTCGTCGAGATCCAGGGCGGACTCCCCACCACGCGGACGCCCTACGAGGACGTGGCCGACGCGCTCGGCGAGGACGTCGAGTGGGTGCTGGAGACGATCAAGCGCTTCGATCGGGAGGGGAAAGTCCGCCGCGTGGGCGTCATCCCGAACCACTACTCGCTGGGTTACTCCGAGAACGGGATGACCGTCTGGGACGTGCCCGACGACGTGGTCGAGGAGGTCGGCGAAGCGGTCGCCGCCTTCGACTTCGTGACCCACTGCTACCGGCGGCCCCGCCACGAGGGCGTCTGGCCGTACAACTTCTTCGCGATGACCCACGGCCGCAGCGAGGAAGAGAGCGAGCAACGGGTCGAGCAGGTCCGCGAGGCGATGGCCGAGCACTGGGACGTGACCGACGAGGACTGGGACACCCTGTTCTCGACGGGTATACTGAAGAAGACCGGCATCCGCATCGAGGAGCGCGCGGACGCCAACACCGCCTGA
- a CDS encoding precorrin-2 dehydrogenase/sirohydrochlorin ferrochelatase family protein — MIPLLHDFDGETVLVFGGGRVGARKARRFAREARVLVVSPEFADADFGGAERVRAAPDPDEVDDWFDRADPALVVAATDDGGLNERIEAVARDRGVLVNRTDQHGGRDPGSVVVPATVRDDPVVAAVATGGASPALSRLLRQRIEMEIADAGAMAELTGDIRAELQGEGVPPAERRAAVRAVVRSDAVWKALDSGKPKARQVAADVISDVTGETS, encoded by the coding sequence GTGATCCCACTGCTCCACGACTTCGACGGCGAGACGGTGCTGGTGTTCGGCGGCGGCCGCGTCGGCGCGCGGAAGGCCCGGCGGTTCGCCCGCGAGGCCCGCGTACTCGTCGTCAGTCCCGAGTTCGCCGACGCCGACTTCGGGGGCGCCGAGCGCGTCCGCGCCGCGCCCGACCCGGACGAGGTCGACGACTGGTTCGACCGCGCCGACCCCGCGCTCGTCGTCGCGGCGACCGACGACGGGGGGCTCAACGAGCGGATCGAGGCGGTCGCCCGCGACCGGGGCGTGCTCGTCAACCGGACGGACCAGCACGGCGGGCGCGACCCCGGTAGCGTGGTCGTGCCGGCGACCGTCAGGGACGATCCGGTCGTCGCAGCGGTGGCGACCGGCGGCGCGAGCCCGGCGCTGAGCCGCCTGTTGCGCCAGCGGATCGAGATGGAGATCGCGGACGCCGGGGCGATGGCCGAACTGACGGGGGACATCCGCGCGGAGTTACAGGGGGAGGGCGTCCCGCCGGCGGAGCGGCGGGCGGCCGTGCGTGCGGTTGTCAGGTCGGACGCGGTTTGGAAGGCTTTAGATAGTGGGAAACCAAAGGCTCGACAAGTGGCAGCGGACGTGATCTCGGACGTGACAGGTGAGACATCGTGA